The nucleotide window TGAAGGCTTATTTCAGTCCCAAGCAGACTCTGTCCTAGACATTTGAGCTCGTGTGAGGTGACGGAGCATCTCATCTGAGCACCAAAAAAAGCTGAATGATAGATGTGTGTGGTGCAATCTGAAGGGATGCTAACGTTGCATACATCAATAAGAAGACCTTCAGTGGCTTTGTTTCAGTCACATTTTACTGAACAAATTTATCAATATTCTGGTTCCTTTAAGTCCAGTCCCTAAAactaatttgttcttttttaattgCAATATCCATCAAATTATCAGACATCATACAGTGTTGACTGAGTCATTAAATATGATAAACAAAACAAGTATTTCAATTCTTTTCTAAGTTTTCTTTCATCAAAACTTCATACACTGTAATAGTAAACACAAAACGAGATTGGCAggaataaaaaattgttgactCTGTCCAGTTGCAACTCAATAAACATCCACTGTGTTTTTTTATGTCCATGTCAGTATTGGCAGACACGAGATTAGTGAAATCATTAATACTCAAATACATGCATAGCCACTGACTTCCATCTGGCAATGTGAACAAGTAACAACCTCTTTTACTCTATAAATATCGCATAGCAATCTTCCTTCTTCATCACACCGATACCAGATGCAAAATGTACAAGCAGGAATATTATGTACATACAGAACATATGTGCACTAATACAAAATACAACCCATTGTTAAATGACTGGCTATGGTTACAGCTTAATTTCTATAATTGTCAGATCTGCTTGCAAATAAAACTACTGAGTCAATCTGAGCCATTACTGCTACAACAGACAACTGAAGTATTCTGAAACTCTGTTGTCATTCAGAACAAAATTTCACTGCTGAAGCTAAAGCAGGCGATCACAATTCTCAGAGCAGAGATACTTACCTAAGCTCCTAGTAGGGTGTAAAGACAAGCAAAAAGTATGTATCTCATGAACATTCATTAACATTCAGTGAAGACTACCTATAAATACTATGCAAACAGGTCATAAACTGTCAAAAATCATCAAAGTTGCATTTAGACCACCTTTAGCATGtctgatagtttttttttttctcttgttttgTCACTTTACATTCACAATAAGGATTTTTTCTTTACACAGACCATGGGATGTactaaatgataaataaaaaaaatatttaaaaaaagagagagagcaAGATTTGCATTACTGACCGAGTAACCAATCAAACACAAACTTTCTATAAAATCGAACCACATTTAGAAAACAAGCAAATGTTTACAAAGACTAGACAGGCTACAGTATAATCTGTATGTAAAGAAAGAGTGCAGAAGGCGAGTAATTTATCAGGAAACGCGAGCAGAAAACCAGACCATTGTCAATGGCGTCAACATCAAGTCTCTTAATTTGACCACATTCGTGAGTGACTGGAACATTTTGAAGTTACGAAGATCTGTGCCCATATGTAAGAAGTTTGGAATAAAAGTGAAAAAGACTTTCTGGTTCACTTAAACTGGAGATGTTGTTCAATTGTTAATATAATCAAAACTAATACATATTAAATCATTCCAAAGTCAAACTTTCATTTCAGTACAATCACTAGCAATCTTAATACAATGTAATCTTGTGATCATCAACAACAGCGTTATTCCTGTGCAGTCTCACTCTCGGAAGAAAGCTACTCCTGTACTTCTCATCTTCCTTCAACATCCTCCAAGAAGACATCCTCCCAGTGGTGCTTGCTAGAACAACATCTCATTTACTGCGCTTTGCGTAACACCTACTTTGCCACCATGACTAGAAAAGCCAACTTGCCAGTATAACGTTAGGAGAGAGGAAAGTGGATTTAGATGAAAATATAGagttggaggggggagggtgacCAACTAACTTTTATTTAGAACCGTGCACTGCACATTAATCTGGGCATCAGACTTCCGGTCACCATCTTACAGCGTCGTAACATCACATACTTCACTCGTCCATTTTCCTTTTAAATCTTAGTCGATTGCTTTTGCTTGTTGTCTGTAAAGAAACTCCTAAGAACCAAAACCTGAGTTAGTCCTATCCCGAGGATTAGACAAAACTCTCCCAAGGACCACCACTGAATTTTTTCGTTGAGTCTTTCAGCCCTGGCACGACCTTTGGCCTCCCGTAACCGATGGTGCGTCTGATATTCAATGACGGTCTTTAGTGCTTCGTGTATAGTCACACATGATGTCTCCAACTGTGAAAGGACAAACAGAAAAAGAACGTATTTTTAGGCCTCAGTGTCGTAAAAGTGCAAAGTGCACATTTacaaggaaaaaaatattcaggtGAAAATTTGTTCATATGATGCATCATCAGTGCAAGGTTTGGTTATTTTGGGTCAAACAAATTCTTTTCCCTGTGATTTAGCTAATACACACACTCCAATGATGTAGCATCAATGGGGATTTAGCATGTCCATACTACACTGGCATGGTGAGTACAGTAGGaaagatatttgaaaaaaaatttccTTTAAATTTATCCAACATTGAAGCTCAGGATACAGTGGTCTGTAAAATAGTAATTGCACATACAGTTATTAGCTGCTACAAGATCTACCTGTGTTTCAACCACGACAACCACCTATTTTTCTCTCTGAAATTGGGAGGTTGTCGAGCAGCAGCGTGAGGGTGTGGAGTAGAGGGGAATGAGGAAATTTGATGGAAAGTACACAAATAAAGAAAGATGCTATATAGTGGAAAGAATAAACCACGGCAAATCTTAAACGGTTTGTGCGATCAACCGAGACCACCAAATTTCTGATCATACAAATTCGCACgaatctctcctacagtgttcATACATACCGGTCATTCTTCTTTATTTACCtacatgtatttttttcagACAACCAATTTGTAATTGGACACATCCAAGATGTAAGACCTCTTTGTCCGAGGGACAACCacaaaaatttgtgaaaaaaattgcCTGTAAATCTCTTAAAGAGTTTAATTCTACATTTTAATTTGTGATACCTTTACGCCCTTCTCTAGAACTATTTCCTTTTCATGGAATTGCCTGCTTTACCGATATGctgatttaaatttatataattaattatCAAACAATAGAGGACGACAAGAACACACTTACAGTAGTAACTATTAAGGCCTAGATCATATTAAGACAGCAATTACCTGTGTCAATACTGTTATGTGGGCTCCAACATCTCTTGCGAAGGGATCTTCTTCACCCTTTATAAAGTCAAAGTAAACCACTTTATGGGTAAAGGTTGAAAATTCGTTACTAAAGCAGAATTTATATGTTCCCTTCAAATTGGTGGTGTGATCAAAGGCATCATATTGTTTCTTGGTTTCCTTGTAGATGACCTGGCCTTTGGGATCCTCTATGAAGACATCAACATCATATTTTCCACCAGAAATGACCTGTAGTAAaacaattggaaatacttcaaataaaatgaaaaaggaacagccatctgtttttttcttctgttttaaaAACCAAAAGACAAATCAATGATTTCAGTACATTGGTTTTGCCTGGGATGACCATGTTACCAATTGAGGGAGGGACTtcaccttttttcttttttttcattttttttttttgtggggggggggcggttgcaTATAAAATGATATAAGTAAGAGGGCTTGAtattttgatcctagcaggatcctcTTCTAAGGTACACTAAGATGAAGACATAGAAAAACATGTACTGCAGGTTAAACATACAGACAAAATAATTAGAACATTGAACAATGACAAAGGTACTGTATGAAAACAACAGAACACTGGGAAGTGTGACAAAAAGAAGCAAGAGTTGAATGAGCTACTGGAGATAAAAGAACCAAAGGAGAT belongs to Apostichopus japonicus isolate 1M-3 chromosome 4, ASM3797524v1, whole genome shotgun sequence and includes:
- the LOC139966440 gene encoding transmembrane emp24 domain-containing protein 3-like — protein: MSLSANAVILMFLMVLCLTVLSNAIELTFELDDNAKECFYEDVDKDEEITLEYQVISGGKYDVDVFIEDPKGQVIYKETKKQYDAFDHTTNLKGTYKFCFSNEFSTFTHKVVYFDFIKGEEDPFARDVGAHITVLTQLETSCVTIHEALKTVIEYQTHHRLREAKGRARAERLNEKIQWWSLGEFCLILGIGLTQVLVLRSFFTDNKQKQSTKI